A genome region from Acipenser ruthenus chromosome 29, fAciRut3.2 maternal haplotype, whole genome shotgun sequence includes the following:
- the LOC117964450 gene encoding DELTA-thalatoxin-Avl1a-like codes for MNVTIEKLVEETDAGRCVGIEIRNKSAKIILEHPESYCSSGYLKIPPQPSVHPGETGMAVFVKTQNSLRGSVGVLSYKFNHKRFFLYFSNPFDYVLYNNEFALHIADESLRTDDRLYESLTLGHAQQPYEKRNIGHGNSSLKLKGEGAQIAATMSANAKPIIKLEFSD; via the exons ATGAACGTCACAATTGAAAAGCTTGTTGAGGAAACCGACGCTGGCAGATGTGTTGGAATAGAGATCCGGAATAAAAGCGCAAAAATCATCCTGGAGCACCCTGA AAGCTACTGCTCCAGCGGTTACCTGAAAATTCCTCCACAGCCATCCGTTCATCCTGGAGAGACGGGCATGGCTGTCTTTGTGAAGACCCAAAATTCACTTCGTGGAAGCGTGGGGGTCCTCAGCTACAAGTTCAACCACAAGCGtttcttcctctacttctcaaaCCCCTTTGACTATGTTCTGTATAACAATGAGTTTGCATTGCACATCGCTGATGAATCTTTGCGAACAGACGACAGATTGTATGAAAGTCTAACTCTTGGCCATGCGCAACAGCCTTATGAAAAGAGGAATATCGGGCATGGGAATTCATCTTTGAAACTGAAAGGTGAAGGGGCACAGATTGCAGCTACAATGTCTGCAAACGCCAAACCAATCATTAAGCTTGAGTTTAGTGATTAA
- the LOC117429907 gene encoding zinc finger protein OZF-like produces MESALIKEEASTLPAVSCDEGPPGLERVHIKEEAPDLEAVPSDQEALDIKDEGPDVVLVIVKEEPPELEPVSTPCDPDAVEETTQWRRTISPTKKSLKHRNRKRERMLPGSVSETDSKTASNCHECSECGKSFSQLQACRNHQRTHTGEKPYRCTVCEKSFSQLGTLKTHQRIHTGEKPYHCTTCGKSFSDLGNFKQHQQTHTGVKTCRCTECGKTFGNLNILKTHQRIHTGEKPFHCAECDKSFRHLYSFKIHQQIHTGEKPFHCTDCGKNFNQLVHLQSHQRIHTGVKPLLCTQCGKSFRHLNSLKIHQQNHTGEKPHQCDECGRSFSQSGNLKKHQRLHTGERPYQCPECKKRFSEVWAMKRHLRIHKKDIVENTDACPALV; encoded by the coding sequence ATGGAATCTGCCCTCATTAAAGAAGAGGCCTCTACACTGCCAGCGGTCTCCTGTGACGAGGGGCCCCCTGGCCTGGAACGTGTCCACATCAAAGAAGAGGCTCCTGATCTGGAAGCTGTCCCCAGTGACCAGGAAGCCTTGGACATTAAAGACGAGGGCCCGGACGTGGTGCTTGTCATTGTTAAAGAGGAGCCTCCTGAATTGGAACCTGTGAGCACTCCATGTGACCCTGACGCAGTGGAGGAGACCACTCAGTGGAGACGGACCATCTCTCCCACGAAGAAAAGTCTAAAGCATCGAAATAGAAAAAGGGAGAGAATGCTTCCAGGTTCTGTGTCTGAAACCGATTCCAAGACCGCAAGCAACTGCCATGAATGCAGCGagtgtggaaagagtttcagccAGTTACAAGCCTGTAGAAATCACCAGcgcactcacacaggagagaagccctaTCGATGCACTGTGTGTGAGAAGAGTTTCAGCCAGCTAGGaaccctgaaaacacaccagcgaattcacacaggagagaagccctaTCACTGTACTacttgtgggaagagttttagtgaCTTGGGAAACTTTAAGCAGCATCAGCAAACCCACACGGGAGTGAAAACGTGTCGCTGTACAGAGTGTGGGAAGACCTTTGGGAATTTAAATattctgaaaacacaccagcgaattcacactggagagaagccctTTCACTGTGCTGAATGCGACAAGAGTTTCAGACACTTGTACAGCTTTAAAATTCACCAGcagattcacacaggagagaaaccatttcactgcactgactgtgggaagaacTTCAACCAGTTAGTCCACCTGCAGtcacaccagcgaatccacacaggagtGAAGCCGCTGCTCTGCACacagtgtgggaagagttttaggcATTTGAACAGCTTAAAAATCCACCAGCAGAATCACACCGGAGAGAAACCGCACCAGTGTGATGAATGCGGgaggagtttcagtcagtcaggaaaccttaaaaaacaccagcgcCTTCATACAGGAGAGAGACCGTATCAATGCCCTGAATGCAAGAAGCGCTTCAGTGAAGTCTGGGCTATGAAAAGACACCTGCGAattcataagaaagacattgtgGAAAACACAGACGCGTGTCCTGCACTTGTATAA
- the LOC117428305 gene encoding cysteine and glycine-rich protein 1: MPFGGGNKCGACQKTVYFAEEMQCDGKSFHKSCFLCSVCKKNLDSTTVAVHGDEIFCKACYGKKHGPKGYGYGQGAGTLSMDKGEGLGIKPEEQGAHRPTANPNPSKFAQKIEGSEVCPRCSKAVYAAEKVVGGGQAWHKSCFRCAKCGKGLESTTLADKDGEIYCKACYAKNFGPKGFGFGQGAGALAHAQ; encoded by the exons ATGCCTTTTGGCGGAGGGAACAAGTGTGGCGCCTGCCAGAAGACGGTGTACTTCGCAGAGGAGATGCAGTGCGATGGAAAGAGCTTCCACAAGTCCTGCTTTCTGTGCT CGGTGTGCAAGAAGAACCTGGACAGCACCACTGTGGCGGTTCACGGAGATGAAATCTTCTGCAAGGCCTGCTACGGGAAGAAGCACGGGCCAAAAGGGTACGGCTACGGCCAGGGAGCGGGGACTCTGAGCATGGACAAGGGCGAGGGACTCGGGATCAAGCCTGAAGA GCAGGGAGCACACCGTCCCACCGCCAACCCCAACCCCTCCAAATTCGCCCAGAAGATCGAGGGGTCGGAGGTGTGCCCCCGCTGCAGCAAGGCTGTCTACGCTGCAGAGAAGGTGGTGGGTGGCGGCCAG GCTTGGCACAAGAGCTGTTTCCGCTGTGCCAAATGTGGCAAGGGTCTGGAGTCGACCACCTTGGCGGATAAGGATGGAGAAATCTACTGTAAAG CATGTTACGCCAAAAACTTTGGCCCTAAAGGCTTCGGTTTCGGGCAGGGAGCCGGAGCGCTAGCCCATGCCCAGTAA